The uncultured Methanolobus sp. sequence TATTTATTAATTTAAGCTAAAAAGTAATAATTTCGCTTATTATATTATTTTTGTAATATCGATGTGTACGACAAGCAAACTTTAGTTATGTGCTTGAAATCGAGGAAAATACGCAGTTATATTTAAACTTGACCCTTACTTTATTCTTTTCTTCTGTGGTTTACAAATTAAAAGCAGGATGTAGTGCCTCCACTTTGTAAATATAATTACGACTTCTGTTGCTCGTTGCTGGTCAAAAATGAAGTCTGGCTCTACTGTATAATAATATTTTTTGCATTTGTGTGTTTTTTATTGTGCATATTTGGAAAACCGCTAGGTTTATATATGTGCCTAGAATACGTGATTATGTGGAAAGATGAAGTTAGCAAATGACTAAAAGTTGTTAGTAAATGGTTGTGGAGACTTTTACTATCTTTAATAAGTCATGTGCCAACAGATATCCATCTGCTGCATTGCAATAGTATACTACATATGAATGTATGCCAGCGTTGCAGCAGGAAGTCAATCTAGATCTAAGGAGGTAGAATTAGATGGATGTAGACCCAAGCAAAATATTAGTTAGGTATAATGTTGCTAAAGAAAAAGCACAGACACCTGAAGAGATGGCAGCTGAGATGTATCCAAGCGCAGAACCTGCAAATACTATCTGTGCTGCAATCTTTGACGGAGAAGAAGACGACGTAATCGAAGGTCTTGAGAAGGCAATCGAGGGCGGAGCAGACCCAGTAGCACTCATCGACGACGTGCTGATGGTAGGAATGAAGATTGTCACAGACTTATACGACCAGGGTGTAATCTTCCTGCCAAACGTTATGATGTCAGCAGATGCAATGCTCGAAGGTATCGAATTCTGTAAGGAACAGGGTGGCGCAGCACCAAAAGCAAAAGGAAAGGTTGTTTGCCACGTAGCAGAAGGTGACGTACACGACATCGGTAAGTCAATCGTAGCAGCTCTTCTCAGAGCAGCAGGTTACGAAGTAGTTGACCTTGGCCGTGATGTACCAGTCGACGAAGTTATCGCAGCTGTAAAGAAGGAAAGCCCAATGATGCTCACCGGTACAGCACTGATGACAACAACAATGTATGCATTCAAGGAAGTAAACGACAGACTCCTCGAGTCCGGTATCAAGATACCATTCCAGTGCGGTGGCGGAGCAGTTAACCAGGATTTCGTTTCACAGTATGAACTCGGAATCTATGGTGAAGAGGCAGCAGATGCACCAAAGATGGCAGACGCAATCCTTTCAGGAAAGGGTCTTGCACAACTGAAGGAGCAGTTCCACAAACACTAAAGAGGTGACAGAAATGGTAAAAAGATACACATCACTTGCATACAAAGCAGCTGACGATATGATCTTCGGTAAGTCAGTTTACCCGGTAAAGGCAGAACTTGGATTAGAAGTAGGTTCAGGATACGTAACTGGTGAAGTTAACTATGCACCAAGACCAGAAGCTGGTGTCTCCAAGGAGAAACTCGTTTCTGAATACCGCAGACTCACAACTGACATCATGGCAAGAGCTGTACAGGTCGGTTTCCCAGGTATCGCACTTGAGACAGAACACGTAGAACAGATGACCAACAACCCAGACTGGGGAGGGGAAGTCGCACACGTCCAGAAGACCATCATGGAAGAATACCATGAGGAATATGGAATCAAGACAGCTCTCAGACACACACCTGGTGACATCCGTGAGAACCGTGATCTTCTTGCACTTATCGGTGCCAAGTATGACACACTTATGGAGTCATTCGAAGCTGTAGCTGATGCAGGAGCAGACTTCCTGTCCATCGAAACAATGGGCGGTAAGGAAATTCTCGACTACGCAATCCTCAGGAACGACATTCCTGGTCTCGTATATGCAATTGGCTGCCTCGGTTCAATTGACATGACCATGATCTGGGAAGACATCAGGAAGATCGCAGACAAGAAGGGAAGAATTGCAGCTGGTGACACAGACTGTGCACAGGCAAACACTGCAATGTTTATTGCAGGTGGTCTCCTTGACAAGAACCTTGCACACACCATTGCAATCATCGCAAGAGCAATCTCCGCACCAAGGACACTCGCAGGATATGAAGCAGGTGCCCAGGGTCCAGGAAAGGACTGTGGATACGAGAACACAATCGTAAAGGCAATCACAGGATGCCCAATCGCCCAGGAAGGAAAGACCTCAACCTGTGCACACTCTGATGTAATGGGTAACCTTGTCATGCAGTGCTGTGACCTGTGGTCAAACGAATCTGTAGAATACCACGGTGAATTCGGTGGTACATCTGTACAGTGCTGGTCCGAGTCCCTTAACTACGATGCAGCAATGCTCAACGTAGCAACCGAGACAGGAAACGCAAAGATGCTCCGTGACATCCTTGTACTCTCTGACAAGTACAGAGACCCACAGGGATATGTCCTCGCATACGACAACGCATACAAGGTTGCAGAGTCAATCGCAAAGGACGGAGATGACCTTTACCTCCGTGCAAAGAATGCAGCAATCACATGCTGTGACATCCTGAACGATGCTGACAGCAGCAAGCTTGTCATGTCCAAGTTCGAAATCGGTGCACTCAACGATGCAAAGGCAGCACTCGACGCAATGACCGACGAGTCCGACACCTTCATGAGTGACAGTCTCGAGAAGTACAAGGCAGAAGTCGCTGTATTCAGACCAGACGACAACTACAAGTTCTAAATTTAGAACTTGTTTCTTTTTTCTTTTTTTAGTTTCAACATTCACTTACTGTAAAGTTTGTTTTTTCAAAAATACGGTTTCAGATTGATTTATCCTGTTTATCCTGATATTGGATTTCTAAATGAATTTAAAAAAGAAAGTACAGGTTTATTTTATGAATTTTTTAGGATAACCTATACCAGTAATCTGTATCACAGTTTCAACCGGATCATGCTTCCAGTCTTCCGGGGAAAATGTTTTTTTAGTCATCTGCATGTCAAGATTGTCTCTGCTGACACCACATTCTCCCATGTATTCAACAATTATCTGTTTTCCATGCATTTCGGCATATTCCACAGCTTCGCGATAATCTGAAAAACTATTTCTTCCTTCCGGAGAGAATACATAGTACCCTGCATCAAGGTCTTTGATGGATACAGGTCTTACGATAAGTTCTATTCTTCGGATACCTTTTCCAAAGAGAGCTCCGGCAGCATTACCAACCTGGGCATATTCAGGAACGGCAATATCTGCGTCTATAATTCCTTCCATTATCTCCCTGTATGCTACAACCGGTCCGCCAAGGAGAACAACAGGAATGTCAACTTTAAACCTTGCATTAAATTTTCCATCGACAATTTTCTTAATGCCATTTCTTTCAATATCAGGTAGTATATAGTTCATCAGGTTGAAAGCCATATTCCTTGCAACTATTTCCTTTACCCTGATACTGAAATCTACATATGTCATTTTATTTAGTTTTCCAAGTTTTTCAGCACCTATTACCGATGCTTTTGCATCCCATGAGTTATACTCACCAAGGACATGAAGGGCATCCGAGGGTGTAAAACCAATGGGCTGAATAAGTCTTTTCTGTATCAGGGAATCCAGTATGACAGTTGAAGGGTAACGGGTTGATGCTGCAGCGACTTCATCAAGGGTCATTGGCTCACTGCCAATGGCTTTGAGGACTTCAGCTTCAGAATCTTCAAGTCCTTTCGGACTAAAACCTGATCTCATGAAGAATTTTGTAGGCTGGATGTTCCTGTCAAGAACACTTCTCTTGGGAGTTGAGTTTCTTTTAAGCTTATCCAGAAATCCTGGATATTTTGATGATGCAAGACAGAGTGGCATCACTCTCCTTGGTCCGATATGGATTGCGTTGGAACGTGTCCATACATGACTGTCGCCTCCCATTGCAGATGTTTCCATCCTCGTTGCACGGACACGGGTCTTCCATCCTCCAACCACTGCTCCGGTGTCAGAAAGTTCCGGAATGCCATCCATTATGGCTGATACATCAGTACTTGTCCCGCCAACATCTACAACTGCACAGGTGTCAAGCCCTGAAAGGAATGAAGCTCCCACAAGACTTGCGGCTGGTCCGGAAAAGATTGTTTCCACCGGTTTTTCCAGTGCATCTTTCAGACCAACGACCGTGCCGTCACATTTCAACATTAGCAGGCGTGCATCGATCTCTCTTCTTTTGATCTCATCTATTACCGAGAGGATAAATTTATGGGAAATCGGAAGAAGCTGTGCATTAAGGGATGCAGTGACAGCACGTTCGTAAGCTCCCAGGTCCTGTGAGAGTTCATGCCCGCAAACCACCGGCAATCCTGTAATCTCATGCAGAACATTTGTGATCTCCAGTTCGTGTTCAGGATTTCTTATACTGAAAAACGAAGATATTGCAAAAGCTGAAATCTCATCCTTATACTTTTCAGCAAATTCCCTTACTGCACCAATATCAGGTTTTTCGATCTCTTCGCCATTATAACTATGCCCTCCGGAGATTGAAAGTACATGTTTTGCAGGGAAATCTCCTTTTACGGGATGCTCGCCTACAAGAATTAGAGCAACAGGACTTCCTGTTCCTTCAAGTACCGTATTGGTGGCAAGTGTTGTTGAAACCGACACCAGATTTACTTTTTTCACATACTCAGGGTCAAGGGTATCAATCGCATTCTTGATTCCTTCTACAAGACCCGGATATGTTGTAAGTGCTTTCCCTGAACCGACTACAGTTCCGTCAGAGTCCCTTACGAGAATAGCATCAGTATACGTTCCACCAGCATCAATTCCTAAACTATAGTGCATAATATATCTCCTGTTTTACAATGCAAAAGAACCAAAGTTAAATTTGAAAAGACGTGTGAATTGTGCAAATAACCTTTGATCAATAAATGATGTGTTCAGGTTATATTAAAGAGTTATGTTAACGCCGAATACTAAAAACGAAAGCAATAAACGGTAAATTAGTTCAAATTGACTAAAAAAGAATGGTGACATAACCATAGTCACACTATGGTATGTCGATTTAGGGAATTTATGCGTAGTAGTCGTCTCTTGCCTGGACCATTGCCTTAAGGTTTGCAACTGGTGTGTCAGGTGCAATTCCACAGCCTGGTGCGAGAACGTCGATTCCATTCTTAAGAGCAGTGGTTGCAGCTTCCTTGACAGCTGCTTCGTCGCCTGCAAGAAGTACGAAAGGACTGGATACGTTACCGCAGATAGTGACCTTGTCCCCTACCTTTGCCTTTGCGCCTGCGAGGTCCTTGACCTTTTCTTCGATACTGATAGATTCGAAGTGGCAGTCTGCCATCATTTCGATGATTGGGGTTACATCACCACAGACGTGGAGAATCATTGGGCCTTTTACACCATCAGCGAACTTCTGAAGGACTGGCTTGAGAAGCTTGTCGAATGTGTCAGGAGCCATAAGGTCTGGGGATGCTACCGGGTCTGGTACACTTACTACGTCTACTCCTGCATCGAAGAGTGCGTTTGCGTATGCAGTACATGCTTCACATGCGAAGTCAAGGATGGTGTTGAAATCTTCTGGCTTTTTGATGGACCATTTCATGAACTTCTTTACACTTGCAAGGTCGGATGCGAGGGTTACAGGACCTTCCATACCTGCGATGATTGGTACGTCGTCTCCTACTTTCTCTCTGATGATCTTCATTGCTTCCATTACAGCAGGGATTCTGCCTATGCTGAGGAGATCTTCTGGCATTGCAAGGTCGTCAACGCCTTTTGGATATGGGTGGCCTGTGACTGAAGGCTGTCTGTTCTTTGTACCCATGTTGATCTCACAGCCCATTGCTTCTGCAAGTACTGTAAGACAGTATGGAGCTCTTACACCCTCAAGACCGCATTCTTCGTATGATGCGATTGCAAGGTCTGCCATCTTCTGTGCGTCAGTGTGTGCCTCTGGCCATGCTGCGCCTGTCTTATCCATGAGCTCAACAATAGCGGACTGTGTTACTGTACAAACAGGTACTTTGTCGACTTCTTCACCTTTTAATGCTTTGAGTAATCTTTCTTTCATGTTCATAATGAATCCTTCTCTGTTGAGTAGATTTTAGTCACCTTGATTTGCGTTACATCAGATATAAAACTATTGGATTAAAGCATGGGAGAGCAATAAATTACAAAATACCGAATTAATAACATGAACAAACCGGAAATATGTGTAAGAAATGGGTCAAATACAGGTTAGTTTTAAAAAGAGAAATGAATATGTAAAAATGAAAATTACATTTCAAATAAGGTGAAAGCCCATTTATTTCTTTTCATCACTCCATATGGCTATTATCTTATCAATAGCAATATGTGTGTATTTCTCGTCATCTTTGATGGTAAGAACTCCGTCTGCACATGCTTCTACGATACCGTAGAACCTGTCAGGTCCACCACAATAAATATCGATCTTCTTTTGCAGATAGTGTTCAACTATAAAAGATTGCATTTTATTCCTCCTGGCCAGGATCAATCATCCTCTGCCATATTATATTTGATTTATATTTATATTAAGATACTCTATACAGACAACCTTATACATAAAAGCAATTCAGCTCCAGAATCTCTTGTTTTTAGCATAGTTTCTCTCAGCCACCAGTATATCCCGGTAGAATGCTTCCTCATCATGCCGCATTTTCTGTATGACTCTGGTTGCCATCTCAGGTCCCACGCCCCTGCTTGCAAGAGCAATCACTGCCATTTTCCCGTGTGTCATAACGATATTCGCATTCCTGTAAACCCTGCGGATGCGTTTTATATCCTCCTTTGCGGTAATCTTATCCTGTTTTCTGACAAGCTTTATCTCTTCATCTTCCCATGGTTTTAGTGCAGCTACCATTCCTGAATCACAAACCGGACAGATGATTTCATCCGGGACATTTTTCACCTGCCTTCTGGATGTCCATTTCTTGCAATGCACACAGAAAAGAATAACTCTGTCATTCATAATGCGTTCCTTCAAAGCCATTACTATGGACCTGTCAGCTTTTTCCGGAGCCACAAGGTCACGTTTCATGGAGAAACCAGAACTGCCTATCGGTGTTGACCTGCTGATCACAACCCGAATCTCACCTTCAGTCATCCTTGTAAGTATCTCTGTGACCCTTTTGACGTCCAGCATATCATGGAATATCTCTCTGATTACTTCGTCATACATTGCAGTATCACGATAGATCTCAAGCAGTTTCTTCATGCTTATTCTGTCATAATCAATATCCTTGCTCAGAGCACCGAATTTTCTGGCAACATGCACCATCTTCCACTTCATAAGTGAAGTGTTCTTCAGTGTCATCTCAATTATGGGTTCAATATGCTCCGGCTGTATATCCTGTAAAAGCGTTTCTATCTCTTTAGCCTTTATCCTGCGTGGCAATGTCATTTTGATCCTGTAAGGGTCTATCTCCTGAGCCACGCTGCTGCCATATCTTGCTGCAAGAAGTGATGTCAGTACTTTTGCAAGTGTTTCGTTGGCATTATGTCCAATGCACGTGTTTATCAACACTGCATCGCCATCGTTCTCTATAACAAAAAGATGCTGGTCAGGAAGTGGATAGCCGCCTTCAACATGTTCCCTGAGTATTGAAAGGAGCTCTGTCAGGCTTTCAGGGTCAATTGGATACAAAGCAGCCAGTTCTGTGGAAATTTCATTGTCCTCTTTTTCTTCAATTATCATACCTGCAATTAATGAGCGTATATTTGCAACTCCCTGAGCAACCTCAAAAGGAACCGGAATTTCTTCCCCGGTCCAGCTTGGTATTTCTCCAATACCTCTTACTGGTTCCACTTTTATCCTGTTGCGATCACTTATCATCTCAATGACACGCCACATGTCACCTTTTGTAATGAACACAGCACCAGGCGTGGCAAAATTAATAACAAAAGCCTCATCAAGAACTCCAACCGGTCTGCCGGTGACAATATCAAAGATCTCGTACTTTTTCTCGTCAGGAATCATGGAGAGATTATCGTAATAATATTGCCAGCTCTTTCTTCTGCGGCTGATATTATCCGAACCTTCTTCCTGCCAGACCATGCGATAATCCTTGATCTGCGCAATTACTTTCCTGAGAACCTCAATTCGAAGATTCCTGAAAGGATAAGCTCGTTTCAGGATACTGTATATTTTTTCAATCCCGATCTCCCCAAAATCCAGCACAATTCCTGCGAGCTGGTTTGCCACTACATCAAGTGAATTCATATGTGGTGAGATAGATTCAACCTTTCCTTCAGTTGCAAGTTTGCATATTGACATGCTCTCAGCCACATCATCGGCATCCATGGCAATGATAGTGCCTCTGGAAACTTCATGTATCCTGTGTCCTGCACGTCCGACACGCTGCAAGAGTCTTGATACCTGTCTCGGTGAACCATACTGGACAACGTGGTCTACGTTACCGATATCAATTCCAAGTTCCATTGATGATGTACAAATGAGTCCCCGAAGGTCTCCATTTTTGAATGATTCCTCAGCCTCGATACGTGAATCCACAGACAGTGAACCATGATGAACTCCAATTGGCAGTTCAAGCATGTTAAATCCGGCAGCAAGTGCTTCCGCACTCTGTCTTGTATTTACGAAAACAAGCGTGGATACGTTTTCCAGAACAATATCCCGTACACAACGTATGTGTGCTGCAAAGTTCACATCACATGCCAGTTTCTTTGAGAGCGTGATGTCATCATCGGTGACATGTGGGCAAACCACGCTGAAATCAAGAAGTTTGAGCAGGGAAACAGAAACAACAGAGACTTCTCTTTCAGAACCTGCAAGGAATTTTGCCACTTCTTCAGGATTACCAACCGTGGCTGAAAGTCCGATTCTCTGGAATTCTCCTGAAAGTTCCACAAGTCTTTCAAGGCCAACTGAAAGTTGGGTTCCTCTCTTAGAGGATGCCATTTCATGAATCTCATCCACGACAACATGAGTAACATATGAAAGGTTTTTTCTCAGGCGTGAACCCGTAAACATCGCCTGCAAAGTTTCAGGAGTTGTAATCAAAAAATCAGGTGGTTTACGTGATTGCTTCTGTCTCTCGTACTGGGAAGTATCTCCGTGCCTGACCTGCACAGTGATTCCGAGCTCCTTGCCCCACCATTGTATTCGGGAAAGCATGTCACGGTTAAGTGCTCTCAGGGGTGTGATATAAAGAGCTGATATTCCTATTCTCTGCTCCTGGGTTTTAGCAAGAATAGCATGGAATATTGGTAATACGGCAGATTCGGTCTTTCCTGAGCCGGTAGGGGCAATAAGGAATGTATGATCGCCATTAAGGATGTAGGGGAATACTTTATCCTGAGGTTCGGTTGGTTCCTTAAATCCCTGTTTTTCCAGAGCATCCTGTATTCTTGGATCAAATGAATCAAATATGTTAGCAAAACTCATTTTCTGCTCCTTTTTTGTTCCTCTTTCTTTGCACTTTTACGCTTTTTCTTTGGTCTAACCTTGCTTTCCTCAAGTTTCCTTATGTTCTTTAGTTTACCCAGTTGAGTTCCATCCAGCAGATATGCCTGGGCATTATCAATATCAACACCACGTGATGAGAATAATGGTCCCAGAAGATCGTCATGTAATGATTCATTAAAAGCCACTCCGCCACAGAGTTCATTGAACGACGGTACGATTATCATTTCAGGGTCGTTCCAGTTACTGTTATCTTTTTCAAGTTCAAGGCTGCTGAAATGTTCCTTAAGCACCGGAAGATTCAGGCGTGTCCTGATCCAGCTTTGCTCCACCATGGCATAACCAAGTGAATCGGTAAGACGAATAGTCGGGTGGTTGTGTGCGGTTATGATGTACCGGGCTTTAAGCATTTCAGGGTCAGGCCAGGTATGCCCGTGGAAATAACCGACACCATCGATAATGGACCCTCTTGCAGGATGTACAGTTATGTTCTTCCTTTCAGGCAACAGGTACTCGATTCCTCCATCGTGGTTTCCGGGGAATATCTCCACATCTGCATGGTCAGAGAGCACCGAAAGGAAGTACGGAATTTCATCTCTTTCCTGCCACGAAATTTGTGGAACATTATGTTTTACGTCGCCAAGCAGGATTATTCTGTCGGGAGAGGACTGCTTGATGTAGTTGAGAATTCTTTCAAGACCGTATTTCATGCGGCTTGGAATGGAAAACCCGCTTCTGTAAAGGTCCCACTCGATTCCCAGGTGGATATCGGCAACTACCAGTGACTTTGTTTCGTTGCTGACTACAAGTGCAGGTTCATCAATAAGCGGGTCGATTTGAATTGTCATTTTGATTGTATTTGTTAAATCAACTGTTGTCCTTTTCACTCAGGTGGTCGATCTTCTCTGACATTTCAAAGACAACTTTTTTCAGTTCATCGATATCATCATCAAGTTCAAGAATCTTGTTATACATCGGACTTCTGTCATCCTTTATTGCCTGTTCCTGAGAAAAGCGCTGCTTGCTTGGGAATACGTACACATATGCAAACCACATTCCCAGAAATGCCACTATGAAAAGTGCTGCAAGGAAAAGCAGGTAATGGGGAAAAAGCACCCTCATGAAGCTATCACCTGAACTGTAGTACTGCAGTCTGGTTATCATCAGGAAGTTGAGCAGGGAAAAAAGAAACATAGTTTCCCCTACTATTATCAGCAGGCCGCCAATTCTGGTGGACATTTTCCGCTGTTTTGGGATTATCTTTTCGAATATGGAACTCATGAAAGATAATATGACATTAATCTATTATTATATTATGTGGCTTGAGGGACGAATCTTTTTTCCGATACATCCATTGTCAAAATGTCACTTCTCAGTAACTTCCCAGTGACCGCCCCTATCTGCTCCAACTCTCTTTAGCAATCCTTCATCTTTTAGTTTCTTAATATGCCATTCAATACCTTTGTTTGTTATTCCTGTCAATTCGGCCAGTTCAGCAGTTGTTACATGAGGGTTTTGTAAAATTATGTCCAGTATTTTCTCCCTAGTTTTCTCCCTAGTTTTCTCCCTAGTTTTCTCCCTAGTTTTCTCCCTAGTTTTCTCCGGCATTTTTTCAGGGATAGTGTCTTTTTCCAATGGGAAAGTGATCTTATAATGATCTATATCGCTTGAGACCTCAGGTTCTATTTCATAATACGATTTCCAACCTGAAAACATTTTATCAAAGCCAGAGCCTGCATTTTCAGAAAGTTTGATGACCCTGAAGATTTTTGCAATTATGGGGTTTCTAGGCATCGTAAAGTCTTCTTTTATGATGGACTCGATATCTTTTGGCAGGCTGCCGGGATTTAAGAACTCTATCCGGTCAAGGAAAACTCTTATTCTTGGTTTCATAGGGCTGAAATAATCTGAATGCATCAAAAGATTAACAAGAGCCTCACGTATAGCAATAAGCTGGGGCTGGCTGTCCGTGGCAAAGCCATCAGTTCTTAATGTAAATGGTAGGTCTATCTTTTTCATCAGGCGTTCAAAAATGCTGAAATAGAACCGGAATAGATTCTCTTCCTCAGAAAGCCTGTAATTGTATCGGGTCGGAGCATTTGAATATGATGTACCCATGATTTCAAGGTAATCAATTCTAAAATCTGTAAGCATACGGTTGATATTGTCCTCATTCCCAAATACTAACAAACCGCCGATTGTCACTTTTCCGTCTACTATAACCTGTAACTTCTCCAGCAACTGTTCTGTTGATAACTTGTTATACCTGTGTTCAGGATTCACATTTTCAAGATAAGTCCTGTAATCAGAGATTGTCCTGTCATCGAGATCGTCAATAGTAAAATCAGTAAGCTCCTTATCTTTCAAACCGAAAGAAGAATCCCTGTACATCGCATCAATCTCAGCATCCGTTGCTCTCTGGTCTCCGCTGCCGGTTCGTATGAAAGTATTTTTCCTTGAATTGAAGTAGACAGGTTTCTGCCCGGAAGCAGGAATATAAAAAGCAAGTACAATCTTTCCATCGAAATCATATTTTACACTTCTGACCCTGATCTTCTGGTTGAACTTGTCCCCTCGAAGAGCCGTCGTGAAATCCTGCTCGATCTTTTCAGCGTCTACAACACCAACAATATCAAATCCACTATTGTGATGCTTTACTCCAAAAACAAGCCAGCCACCATTTGTATTGGAAAATGCACTCACTGTTTCAAAACTGTTCTTTGGAATAGAGGACTTCGCCTCTTTAACTTCAAAATCTTCCCACTCAAGCTCTTCCAGCCGGTCGAACAGTTCCTTTTTATCCATGTTTGAGTTTCCTCTATATCTTCGTCCGCTGTATGTCAGATACGATATCGTCTTTTTTCCGGTTTCACCGAGCTATTTTCAAGCCTTTTAATAAATTCGGTAGTTCCATCAGGATAGACTTTGACAATATCATCACCTTGCATTCTTGTAATAGATATCCCACAATTGAATGCATTCATAATTGCATTGTTGGATGCATCTCTGGCAATCCTTTCAATGTTTTTTGTTGGAATTTCACGGCTTCGCTTTTTTGGTGTTTGCATTGTAGGTGCCTTGGTTAGTATATTTTGTATATGTAGTTGGGTAATGTTGAATGAAAAGATTTGTATTTGGTTTGTGAAGGTGTTTGCAAAGAATTTTCTTCTTCGTGGGATGAGCAGCAATTTAGAGGTTAAACATACTCTCTTATCAGTTTGAATTCAAGATTGTCTGAGTCAGTAACTTTTAATTTCATACCTTCTGCAATTTCTTGAATTGAATTTCTTTTTAAAAGTATTGTTTCTTCATTCACCATAATAATTGATTTATCAACAATACGGTCAACTTTCAAAATCTCAAATTCATCATCGATTTCAATCTCAAGGATATTCTCGTAATCAATTAGCCAGATACCTTCGACTACAACAAGGCTATCTACTTGACCTTGGAATAAATTAGTTACATTCACTCTGAAAACTTCAACATTAACTTCATCTGCAATATCGGTATCATATATCCACGTTCCATCTGTTTTGTCGTCAACATGGATTACTTTATCTTCTATGAATTCACCGTTCTTTGATAATTCCATCCACACTCTGTCACCACTTACATCAATTTGCTTTGCAGTGAGTTCATACCCACTAGCGAGCTCGAGTGCAGATCCAAGTCTCAGAGTGTACTTATCACCACTATTAATGAGTAACTTTGTTAACTTGTCAGGGGTGTTATTCTTTAATGGAACATACACATAGCCAAATAATTCCATAATGCTATAGGTGTCCTTCCATGCATCAGATTTAAAATCCATCTGCTCAATTTGGGTTTCGTATACAAGTCCTCTTTTCTTAATAGTTCGATAATCGACAAAAGACCCGCCATAAATCTTGAGTTTTTCCTGTGAAATGAACCCAGTAAAGTTAGTTGCGTTCATTTCTATGTACTTTTCATCATCTAAACCGATTATATCGTGAAGGTCTGCACCAGCATATGTTGTGTCTCCCTCATAAACAGTACCAGGTGCTATAGCATATATAGAACTCACCTTTTCGGCCAGTGAGATATTTGTCTCTGTTTTTTTGTGAAGTTCCTCGTCTATGTCTTTTGGGGTAATACTACTTAGGAACAAGTAAGTTTCAATATTACCATCATTAAATTCCTCTTTTCCACTTGACAAAACGGCGATAATCTTCTTATTTTGACAGTATGAATAATATTTTTCTTTTCCATCTTTTTTCAAACTTTGAATCCGTTCATCTCTTTTTCTATCGCTTATTCTAGCAATAGCTTGAATATCAAAAAGAACTTCATTTTTTGTTTTTATCTCATCTATAAAATCAGGTGAAGAGAAATCTAGAATATTCCATTTTATCAAAAGTTCTTCATTATATACGAATTTATCTTCTGAAGATGTGTCTTTACTTTCAAGAGACGAACCAAGGATTCT is a genomic window containing:
- a CDS encoding MM0924 family protein, translated to MQSFIVEHYLQKKIDIYCGGPDRFYGIVEACADGVLTIKDDEKYTHIAIDKIIAIWSDEKK
- the mtaA gene encoding methylcobamide:CoM methyltransferase MtaA, coding for MNMKERLLKALKGEEVDKVPVCTVTQSAIVELMDKTGAAWPEAHTDAQKMADLAIASYEECGLEGVRAPYCLTVLAEAMGCEINMGTKNRQPSVTGHPYPKGVDDLAMPEDLLSIGRIPAVMEAMKIIREKVGDDVPIIAGMEGPVTLASDLASVKKFMKWSIKKPEDFNTILDFACEACTAYANALFDAGVDVVSVPDPVASPDLMAPDTFDKLLKPVLQKFADGVKGPMILHVCGDVTPIIEMMADCHFESISIEEKVKDLAGAKAKVGDKVTICGNVSSPFVLLAGDEAAVKEAATTALKNGIDVLAPGCGIAPDTPVANLKAMVQARDDYYA
- a CDS encoding hydantoinase/oxoprolinase family protein; its protein translation is MHYSLGIDAGGTYTDAILVRDSDGTVVGSGKALTTYPGLVEGIKNAIDTLDPEYVKKVNLVSVSTTLATNTVLEGTGSPVALILVGEHPVKGDFPAKHVLSISGGHSYNGEEIEKPDIGAVREFAEKYKDEISAFAISSFFSIRNPEHELEITNVLHEITGLPVVCGHELSQDLGAYERAVTASLNAQLLPISHKFILSVIDEIKRREIDARLLMLKCDGTVVGLKDALEKPVETIFSGPAASLVGASFLSGLDTCAVVDVGGTSTDVSAIMDGIPELSDTGAVVGGWKTRVRATRMETSAMGGDSHVWTRSNAIHIGPRRVMPLCLASSKYPGFLDKLKRNSTPKRSVLDRNIQPTKFFMRSGFSPKGLEDSEAEVLKAIGSEPMTLDEVAAASTRYPSTVILDSLIQKRLIQPIGFTPSDALHVLGEYNSWDAKASVIGAEKLGKLNKMTYVDFSIRVKEIVARNMAFNLMNYILPDIERNGIKKIVDGKFNARFKVDIPVVLLGGPVVAYREIMEGIIDADIAVPEYAQVGNAAGALFGKGIRRIELIVRPVSIKDLDAGYYVFSPEGRNSFSDYREAVEYAEMHGKQIIVEYMGECGVSRDNLDMQMTKKTFSPEDWKHDPVETVIQITGIGYPKKFIK
- the mtaB gene encoding methanol--corrinoid protein co-methyltransferase MtaB; the encoded protein is MVKRYTSLAYKAADDMIFGKSVYPVKAELGLEVGSGYVTGEVNYAPRPEAGVSKEKLVSEYRRLTTDIMARAVQVGFPGIALETEHVEQMTNNPDWGGEVAHVQKTIMEEYHEEYGIKTALRHTPGDIRENRDLLALIGAKYDTLMESFEAVADAGADFLSIETMGGKEILDYAILRNDIPGLVYAIGCLGSIDMTMIWEDIRKIADKKGRIAAGDTDCAQANTAMFIAGGLLDKNLAHTIAIIARAISAPRTLAGYEAGAQGPGKDCGYENTIVKAITGCPIAQEGKTSTCAHSDVMGNLVMQCCDLWSNESVEYHGEFGGTSVQCWSESLNYDAAMLNVATETGNAKMLRDILVLSDKYRDPQGYVLAYDNAYKVAESIAKDGDDLYLRAKNAAITCCDILNDADSSKLVMSKFEIGALNDAKAALDAMTDESDTFMSDSLEKYKAEVAVFRPDDNYKF
- the mtaC gene encoding methanol--corrinoid protein MtaC, translated to MDVDPSKILVRYNVAKEKAQTPEEMAAEMYPSAEPANTICAAIFDGEEDDVIEGLEKAIEGGADPVALIDDVLMVGMKIVTDLYDQGVIFLPNVMMSADAMLEGIEFCKEQGGAAPKAKGKVVCHVAEGDVHDIGKSIVAALLRAAGYEVVDLGRDVPVDEVIAAVKKESPMMLTGTALMTTTMYAFKEVNDRLLESGIKIPFQCGGGAVNQDFVSQYELGIYGEEAADAPKMADAILSGKGLAQLKEQFHKH